A stretch of DNA from Rhodospirillaceae bacterium:
CAGTGGCATCGATATCAGCAAAGGTTTCTTTTACATCACCGGCTTGCATTGGTTGAAAATCGATTTCCGCTTTTTTGCCTAAAGCCTTTTCAATCATGGAAATGAAATCCATCAGGCTTTCGGTTTTGTTGTTACCAATATTGTAAAGCCGGTATGGGGGAAGTCCCTGATCGGCAGGAGGCCTGTCCAGACAACCCAGAACGCCCGAGACAATATCGTCAATGTAGGTGAAATCCCGGCGCATCTCGCCATTGTTGAATACCGGTATCGGTTCGCCCGCAAGAATTTTCTTTGTGAAGATATAGTAGGCCATATCAGGACGACCCCAGGGGCCATAAACCGTAAAGAAACGCAGGCCCGTCAAGGGCATCCGGTAAAGATGGGCATAGGCGTGGCTCATCATCTCCATGGATTTCTTGGTCGCGGCGTACAGTGACACCGGTGTATCGGTGCGCTTGTCGATAGAAAACGGAACATCATCGGAATCGCCGTAAACGGATGACGATGACGCATAGACGAAATGCTCCAACCCGGAAAGCCTGCGACTGGCTTCAAGAAGCACCAAATGGCCTTCAATGTTGCTGCGGGTATAGGCGTATGGGTTGATCAGCGAATAGCGCACCCCCGGCTGTGCCGCCAGATGAATGACCCGGGTTATATCCGGATTTTCCCTGAACAGGATATCGACCGCCTCGCGTTCCGCGATATCGGTTTGGCTGAAGGTAAAACCGTTACGACCCAGCAAATTATCAAGACGCGCCTGTTTTAGGGAAACGTCATAGTAATCGTTTAGATTATCGATACCGATAACCCGCTGGCCCGCATCAAGCAGCGCCAACGTCGTAAAATAGCCGATAAATCCTGCAGCCCCGGTAACCAATACGGTCATAATCAACCTGTCAGATTCTTAAATACCTGGATTTGATTGGTATAAAGACACTGGCCGGGGAAATCACCCCCCTTATTATCATGTTTAAAGAAGTTTCAACGAAGCGCCCGCTCACGGAACAATCGATCTCCATCCCCTGTCCAAAGGATACTGACTTGCGAAATTCTTCGTAACCTGTACGACAGGGGTTGTTGGCAGTATCCTTCAACACAACATATTCATTTTAAGGTTCCACGAAGATGGCACTGGCCACATTCACGCTTGAAGACAAATACAGCCA
This window harbors:
- a CDS encoding NAD-dependent epimerase/dehydratase family protein, encoding MTVLVTGAAGFIGYFTTLALLDAGQRVIGIDNLNDYYDVSLKQARLDNLLGRNGFTFSQTDIAEREAVDILFRENPDITRVIHLAAQPGVRYSLINPYAYTRSNIEGHLVLLEASRRLSGLEHFVYASSSSVYGDSDDVPFSIDKRTDTPVSLYAATKKSMEMMSHAYAHLYRMPLTGLRFFTVYGPWGRPDMAYYIFTKKILAGEPIPVFNNGEMRRDFTYIDDIVSGVLGCLDRPPADQGLPPYRLYNIGNNKTESLMDFISMIEKALGKKAEIDFQPMQAGDVKETFADIDATVEDFGFAPSTGIDVGIPRFVEWYKEFHGV